In a genomic window of uncultured Flavobacterium sp.:
- the rsmG gene encoding 16S rRNA (guanine(527)-N(7))-methyltransferase RsmG, producing the protein MDEILKYFPDLTDIQIEQFQKLDFLYHDWNEKINVISRKDIDALYTKHILHSLGIAKIMKFEPGATVLDVGTGGGFPGIPLAILFPETRFYLIDVIAKKIKVVQGVVDALELKNVKSEQKRAELVKGDFDFIVSRAVTNMPDFVSWIKDKIKKQHKHTLKNGILYLKGGDLAEELKDFPKATLYDLSTIFEDEFFETKKVVHLPLKFTV; encoded by the coding sequence ATGGATGAGATATTGAAATATTTTCCTGATTTGACCGATATTCAAATCGAACAATTTCAAAAATTAGACTTTTTATACCACGATTGGAATGAAAAAATCAATGTGATTTCAAGGAAAGATATTGATGCATTATATACGAAACATATTTTGCATTCGCTTGGAATTGCAAAAATCATGAAATTTGAACCCGGAGCAACTGTTTTGGATGTTGGAACTGGTGGTGGATTTCCAGGTATTCCGTTAGCAATTCTTTTTCCTGAAACCCGTTTTTACTTAATTGATGTTATTGCAAAAAAAATTAAAGTAGTTCAGGGCGTTGTGGATGCATTAGAATTAAAAAATGTAAAATCTGAACAAAAACGTGCTGAATTGGTAAAAGGTGATTTTGATTTTATTGTAAGTCGCGCTGTAACCAATATGCCGGATTTCGTTTCATGGATAAAAGATAAAATCAAGAAACAACATAAACACACTTTGAAAAACGGAATTTTATATCTTAAAGGTGGCGATTTAGCAGAAGAATTAAAAGATTTTCCAAAAGCTACATTATATGATTTGTCTACTATTTTTGAAGATGAATTTTTCGAAACCAAAAAAGTAGTGCATTTGCCTTTGAAATTTACTGTTTAG
- the pruA gene encoding L-glutamate gamma-semialdehyde dehydrogenase → MLKGFFHVPKAVNEPVKGYAPNSPEKAAVQAAYTTMWNSKIDVPLYIGSEEIRTGNTRTMSAPHDHKHIVGTYHLAEKQHIEKAIANALESRKAWANMAWEQRAAIFLKAAELIAGPYRARINAATMIGQSKNIHQAEIDASCELIDFLRYNVEFMTQIYNDQPKSDSSVWNRLEYRPLEGFVYAITPFNFTAIAANLPASAAMMGNVVIWKPSDSQVFSTQIIIEVFKEAGVPDGVINVVFGDALMITDTVLASRDFAGVHFTGSTHVFKDIWAKIGANIHNYKTYPRIVGETGGKDFIIAHPSANVKQVTTGITRGAFEFQGQKCSAASRAYIPQSLWPAVKEQLIADVKSMKMGSPEDFGNFITAVIHEGSFDKLASYIDQAKKDADAEIIVGGNYDKSVGYFIEPTVIVTTNPKYTTMETELFGPVITIYVYEDAKWEETLELVDTTSEYALTGAVFSQDRYAIEVATTKLQNAAGNFYINDKPTGAVVGMQPFGGARASGTNDKAGSALNLLRWASPRTIKETFVTPEDYRYPFLG, encoded by the coding sequence ATGTTAAAAGGATTCTTTCATGTACCAAAAGCGGTAAACGAGCCTGTTAAAGGATACGCACCTAACTCACCAGAAAAAGCAGCTGTTCAGGCAGCTTATACCACAATGTGGAATTCTAAAATTGACGTTCCTTTATATATTGGGAGCGAAGAAATCAGAACTGGAAATACAAGAACAATGTCAGCTCCACACGATCACAAACATATCGTAGGAACTTATCATTTAGCTGAAAAACAACATATCGAAAAAGCAATTGCTAATGCACTTGAATCTAGAAAAGCATGGGCAAACATGGCGTGGGAACAACGTGCTGCTATTTTCTTAAAAGCTGCTGAACTTATTGCAGGTCCATACAGAGCGCGTATTAACGCTGCTACAATGATTGGACAATCTAAAAATATTCACCAGGCAGAAATTGATGCTTCTTGTGAATTAATTGATTTTTTACGTTACAACGTAGAATTCATGACTCAAATTTACAACGATCAGCCAAAATCAGATTCTTCTGTTTGGAATCGTTTAGAATACAGACCTCTTGAAGGTTTTGTTTATGCTATTACTCCTTTTAACTTTACTGCTATTGCTGCAAATCTTCCTGCAAGTGCTGCAATGATGGGTAACGTTGTTATCTGGAAACCAAGTGATAGCCAGGTTTTCTCTACACAAATTATCATCGAAGTTTTCAAAGAAGCTGGTGTTCCTGATGGAGTTATCAATGTTGTTTTTGGAGATGCTTTAATGATTACTGATACCGTTTTGGCAAGTCGTGATTTCGCTGGAGTTCACTTTACAGGATCAACTCACGTATTTAAAGATATCTGGGCTAAAATTGGTGCAAATATTCACAATTACAAAACATACCCAAGAATCGTTGGAGAAACTGGTGGTAAAGATTTTATCATTGCACACCCAAGCGCAAACGTAAAACAAGTGACTACAGGAATTACTCGTGGTGCATTTGAATTTCAAGGGCAAAAATGTTCTGCAGCTTCAAGAGCTTATATTCCACAAAGTTTATGGCCAGCTGTAAAAGAACAATTAATTGCTGATGTAAAATCAATGAAAATGGGTTCTCCGGAAGATTTCGGAAACTTTATTACTGCAGTTATTCACGAAGGTTCTTTTGATAAATTAGCAAGTTATATCGACCAGGCTAAAAAAGACGCTGATGCTGAAATCATCGTTGGAGGAAATTACGATAAATCAGTTGGATACTTTATTGAACCAACAGTTATTGTAACTACAAACCCAAAATATACTACAATGGAAACCGAATTATTCGGACCAGTTATTACTATTTATGTTTATGAAGATGCAAAATGGGAAGAAACTTTAGAATTAGTTGATACTACTTCTGAGTATGCTTTGACAGGAGCTGTATTTAGCCAGGATCGTTATGCTATTGAAGTAGCAACTACGAAATTGCAAAATGCTGCAGGTAACTTCTACATCAACGATAAACCAACAGGAGCTGTTGTAGGAATGCAGCCTTTTGGTGGAGCGAGAGCTTCAGGAACTAACGATAAAGCAGGTTCTGCATTGAACTTATTACGTTGGGCTTCTCCAAGAACAATCAAAGAAACTTTTGTAACTCCAGAAGATTACAGATACCCGTTTTTAGGTTAA
- a CDS encoding response regulator transcription factor, translated as MKYKCIIVDDEPLARELIASHLVNFENFELIDSFENALKAYTFLETNTVDLIFLDIEMPLLKGNEFLKKLKNPPKVIFTTAYREYALEGYELNVIDYLLKPIAFDRFFVSIEKFKQLQNPKKEINATTENHIFVTSGAKNIKIIFDEILYIESLKDYITIHLESGKSHHIKQNISVFEKLLNSNFVRIHRSYIIQIKKLTAYSKNEVEINTVEIPIGNSYKENWLHHLETAILK; from the coding sequence ATGAAATACAAGTGCATTATAGTTGACGACGAACCTTTGGCAAGAGAATTAATTGCTTCGCATTTAGTGAATTTTGAAAATTTCGAATTAATCGATTCTTTCGAAAATGCACTTAAAGCTTACACTTTTTTGGAAACAAATACAGTTGATCTAATTTTTCTGGATATAGAAATGCCGCTATTAAAAGGCAATGAATTTTTAAAGAAACTAAAGAATCCGCCCAAAGTAATTTTTACGACTGCTTACAGAGAATATGCACTTGAAGGATATGAACTTAACGTTATAGACTATCTTTTAAAACCAATAGCTTTTGATCGTTTTTTTGTTTCAATCGAAAAATTCAAGCAATTACAAAATCCAAAAAAAGAAATAAATGCTACAACTGAAAATCATATTTTTGTAACTAGCGGCGCTAAGAACATCAAAATTATCTTTGACGAAATTTTGTATATCGAAAGTTTAAAAGATTATATCACTATTCATCTTGAAAGCGGAAAATCGCACCATATTAAGCAGAATATTTCCGTTTTTGAAAAATTGCTAAACTCTAATTTTGTTCGTATTCATCGTTCTTATATCATTCAAATCAAAAAATTAACAGCCTATTCTAAGAATGAAGTCGAAATAAATACTGTAGAAATACCAATAGGAAATAGTTATAAAGAAAATTGGCTGCATCATTTAGAGACAGCTATTCTGAAATAA
- a CDS encoding LytTR family DNA-binding domain-containing protein — translation MKKIKVVIIDDERLSREELKRALSAYDDFVLIGEAENADNAKDLIETKKPDLIFLDIQMPEKSGFDLLESLDNVPEVLFVTAYNQYAVQAFEVNALDYLMKPIREERFSKAIEKVRNAIKLKSSLDNAVADRKIFIKDGEKRFFIPLDEIYLIESLENYTRLFFQGNKALQRRSLRQWEEILDENIFFRINRTEIINIKYIQEVNRTIGGKLEVKLKTGELLEVSNRQAVKFKNSNGI, via the coding sequence ATGAAAAAGATAAAAGTTGTAATAATTGATGATGAACGTTTGTCGAGAGAAGAACTAAAAAGAGCATTATCTGCTTACGATGATTTTGTTCTTATAGGCGAAGCTGAAAATGCTGATAACGCTAAAGATTTGATTGAAACCAAAAAACCGGATTTAATTTTCTTAGATATTCAAATGCCTGAAAAATCTGGTTTTGATTTGTTAGAATCTTTAGATAATGTGCCAGAAGTATTGTTTGTTACGGCTTATAATCAATATGCTGTACAAGCTTTTGAAGTAAATGCTTTAGATTATCTAATGAAACCCATAAGGGAAGAACGTTTCTCGAAAGCAATTGAAAAAGTAAGAAATGCTATAAAGCTAAAATCCTCTTTAGATAATGCTGTAGCAGATAGAAAAATTTTCATTAAAGATGGAGAAAAACGATTCTTTATTCCATTAGATGAAATTTATTTAATAGAATCTCTTGAAAATTATACCAGACTTTTTTTTCAGGGAAACAAAGCGCTTCAAAGGCGTTCTCTTCGGCAATGGGAAGAGATATTAGATGAAAATATTTTTTTCAGAATTAATAGAACTGAAATTATCAATATCAAATACATTCAGGAAGTAAACAGAACAATTGGCGGCAAACTCGAAGTAAAACTAAAAACCGGAGAATTACTGGAAGTCTCAAATCGTCAAGCAGTCAAATTCAAAAACAGTAACGGGATTTAA
- a CDS encoding sensor histidine kinase, protein MNFIQKIDIKRVLLHCFYWIFFLFFYYSNKSDNEDSYAFLFIYSWKIVGQASVGYGLIYWIIPQTLNKKKYLLFIVSALGWLYFVFAFLMILKFYYLEPKFPGFFDDWLGHKMTVPERLTSVKLILREFSFITYPVIILGFISFNRKQQRLLKLEEEKKSMELKILKNQLNPHFLFNTLNNLYTLTLKKDEKAPEVIAKLSEILDFVLYRCNEDYVSIEKEITLIENYIALEKLRYSENRLDILFTKDIEHNHKISPLIVLTFIENAFKHGVINETEKAKIRLHLESKKEQIVFSIENTKPKNDFGKISDKSKIGLENVRKQLDLLYPKKHQLEIEETQNNYTVKLYLIV, encoded by the coding sequence ATGAATTTCATCCAAAAAATTGACATAAAAAGAGTCTTACTTCATTGTTTCTACTGGATTTTCTTTTTATTCTTTTATTATTCGAACAAATCTGATAACGAAGATTCTTATGCTTTTCTATTTATTTATTCCTGGAAAATTGTAGGACAAGCATCCGTTGGCTATGGTTTGATTTATTGGATTATTCCTCAAACACTAAATAAAAAGAAATATTTGCTTTTTATAGTTTCTGCTTTGGGTTGGCTCTATTTCGTTTTTGCTTTTTTAATGATTTTAAAATTTTATTATCTCGAACCAAAATTTCCAGGTTTCTTTGATGACTGGCTTGGACACAAAATGACTGTTCCTGAAAGATTAACTTCAGTTAAATTGATTCTAAGAGAGTTTTCTTTTATTACCTATCCGGTTATTATTTTAGGTTTTATAAGTTTTAACCGCAAACAACAGCGACTTTTAAAACTGGAAGAAGAAAAAAAATCAATGGAATTAAAGATTCTAAAAAATCAACTGAATCCACATTTTCTATTTAATACATTAAATAATCTATATACTTTAACCTTAAAAAAAGATGAAAAAGCGCCTGAAGTAATTGCTAAATTATCTGAAATTCTAGATTTTGTATTGTACCGTTGTAACGAAGATTATGTTTCTATCGAAAAAGAAATCACTTTGATAGAAAATTATATTGCATTGGAAAAACTCCGCTATAGCGAAAACAGATTAGACATTTTATTTACTAAAGACATTGAGCACAATCACAAAATTTCGCCTTTAATTGTATTAACTTTTATAGAAAATGCCTTTAAACATGGTGTCATAAATGAAACCGAAAAAGCAAAAATAAGATTGCATCTGGAGAGCAAAAAAGAACAAATCGTTTTTAGCATTGAAAATACAAAGCCTAAAAATGATTTTGGGAAGATCTCGGATAAATCTAAAATTGGACTAGAAAACGTTCGTAAACAATTGGATTTATTATATCCTAAAAAACATCAATTAGAAATTGAAGAAACTCAGAATAATTATACTGTAAAGCTTTATCTGATTGTTTAA
- a CDS encoding acyl-CoA desaturase, giving the protein MNNTAPTFAKQDNLKFFRTLNSRVNNYFKENNIQKTGNWKLHLKAVILFAVFLTPYFLILTLDMPFWAQLLLNILMGVGMAGIGMNVMHDGNHGSYSSKSWINKIMGGSIYVLAGNVHNWQVQHNVLHHTYTNIHGHDEDLDAGRIIRFTQNAEWHRFHKFQHYYSFFLYGLLTFNWALTTDFKQMKNYLKRKLSYGAPQSPTKLWTVLVITKIIYVLIWMALPMILGVTWWKVVIGFFVMHYTAGLILSIVFQLAHVVEETSNPIPNEDGEMENTWAIHQLYTTANFAPKNKIINWFTGGLNHQIEHHIFPNISHIHYGKIAEIVKQTAIECNLPYHEFKTMRGAVIAHYKHLKDLGMKPELA; this is encoded by the coding sequence ATGAATAACACTGCGCCTACATTTGCTAAGCAAGACAATCTGAAGTTCTTCAGAACACTTAACTCACGAGTAAACAATTACTTCAAGGAGAACAACATTCAGAAAACCGGAAACTGGAAGCTGCACCTAAAAGCTGTTATTCTTTTTGCTGTTTTTCTAACGCCGTACTTTTTGATCCTAACTCTTGACATGCCATTTTGGGCACAATTGTTACTAAACATTCTGATGGGAGTTGGAATGGCCGGAATTGGAATGAATGTGATGCACGACGGAAACCACGGATCTTACTCTTCTAAATCATGGATCAACAAAATTATGGGTGGAAGTATTTATGTATTAGCCGGAAACGTTCACAACTGGCAAGTACAACACAATGTATTACACCATACTTACACTAACATTCACGGTCATGATGAAGATCTTGATGCGGGAAGAATTATTCGTTTTACACAAAATGCTGAATGGCACCGTTTTCATAAATTTCAACATTATTATTCTTTCTTCTTATACGGACTTTTGACTTTTAATTGGGCTTTAACAACCGATTTTAAACAAATGAAAAACTACCTAAAGAGAAAATTATCATACGGAGCACCTCAAAGTCCAACTAAATTATGGACAGTTCTTGTAATTACAAAAATAATCTACGTTTTAATCTGGATGGCTTTGCCAATGATTTTAGGCGTAACATGGTGGAAAGTTGTTATTGGATTTTTCGTAATGCATTATACTGCAGGATTAATTTTAAGTATTGTTTTTCAATTGGCACACGTAGTTGAAGAAACTTCAAATCCGATTCCTAATGAAGATGGAGAAATGGAAAACACTTGGGCAATTCACCAATTGTATACAACAGCCAATTTTGCTCCAAAAAACAAAATAATCAACTGGTTTACTGGAGGATTAAACCACCAAATCGAACACCATATTTTCCCGAATATCAGTCATATTCACTACGGAAAAATTGCCGAAATTGTAAAACAAACCGCAATCGAATGCAATTTACCTTATCACGAATTCAAAACCATGAGAGGAGCCGTTATTGCACATTACAAGCATTTGAAAGATCTTGGAATGAAGCCGGAACTAGCATAA
- a CDS encoding histidine kinase, with amino-acid sequence MIKNISTYWKIQFIAWITTSLYWGFSAFFEGNFSWKIGVADLILDVAIGITLTHIYRNFALRKGWNKLNLKRLIPKIAISILVLSLLYMFLIVIKLYLVRLFFLENNSVSFIVFFKSIQLQVFMTGTRLMSIWVLAYHLYHYSRLEIETVKENSRLSLIIKEAQLNNLSAQLNPHFFFNSLNNIKYLVLENPNSARRAIDLLSELLRNSLNSNVERLISLNDEINLVKDYLELEKIRFEERLQIKIEINIDLSKYSILPLSIQTLVENAIKHGIEKRKNGGFITVTIQEEGNFIKINVENSGKIDLESNKSGIGLNNLKERLLLQYNGNATFEIKEKDNETVLATILLPSK; translated from the coding sequence ATGATTAAGAATATATCAACTTATTGGAAAATTCAATTCATTGCATGGATTACAACTTCTTTGTATTGGGGATTTTCGGCTTTTTTTGAAGGTAATTTTAGTTGGAAAATTGGTGTAGCCGATTTAATTCTCGATGTCGCAATTGGTATTACATTAACGCATATTTACAGAAACTTCGCTTTAAGAAAAGGATGGAATAAATTAAATCTAAAGAGATTAATACCTAAGATTGCGATTAGTATTCTGGTTCTTTCTTTATTATATATGTTTTTGATTGTGATTAAACTTTATCTGGTACGTTTATTTTTCTTAGAAAACAATTCAGTTTCATTTATAGTATTTTTTAAATCGATACAATTACAGGTTTTTATGACCGGTACAAGATTAATGTCGATTTGGGTATTAGCATATCATCTTTATCATTATTCAAGACTTGAAATCGAAACGGTAAAAGAAAATTCCCGTTTGTCACTTATAATAAAAGAAGCACAACTTAATAATTTAAGCGCGCAGCTTAATCCGCATTTCTTTTTTAACTCATTAAATAATATAAAATATCTGGTACTTGAAAATCCAAACTCAGCAAGACGAGCAATTGACCTTTTATCTGAGTTGTTGAGAAATTCCTTAAATAGTAATGTTGAGAGATTAATATCTTTAAATGATGAAATTAATCTCGTTAAGGATTATCTGGAATTGGAAAAAATTCGATTTGAAGAACGTTTGCAAATCAAAATTGAAATTAATATCGATTTATCAAAATATTCAATTCTGCCTTTAAGCATTCAGACGTTGGTTGAAAATGCAATAAAACACGGAATTGAAAAAAGAAAAAATGGCGGATTCATTACTGTAACAATTCAGGAAGAAGGCAATTTTATAAAAATCAATGTTGAAAATTCGGGTAAAATAGATCTGGAAAGCAATAAGTCAGGTATTGGTTTAAATAATCTCAAGGAAAGATTATTGTTACAATACAACGGAAATGCCACTTTTGAAATTAAAGAGAAGGACAACGAAACGGTTTTGGCAACAATTTTATTACCATCGAAATGA
- a CDS encoding CocE/NonD family hydrolase: MRTILNFIFLILIVSNTYSQQTNKTKSEDLKSAYDIQDSVMIKTRDGAFISAIVVRKKGVSTPKPVILQYTIYVTEARDIKSLKAAADKDYIGVIAYARGKRFSQEEIFPYENDTNDAYDVIDWISKQKWCNGSIGMYGGSYNGLTQWAACKKMHPALKTIVPYVANRAGMGLPMENNVFINPNYEWSFYVGNNKYLDTIAGNDRQRFRKMQFKWWETGVAYKKIDSIDGSPNRLFQRWLKHPSFDEYWQKMSPYKKDFAQINIPVLVIDGYYNDSQNSSLYYLRELQKYNPKANSYLIIGPYSHFGAQKGGSAILNGYKVDADALINTNKITYQWFDYILKNGPKPEILKDRINYQVMGANKWRSAPSIDKMNNGFLKFYLTDNKSGKFYSLNATKPAKNNYLSQEVDFADRQVQNNDYYPDPIIRKEIDTTNGYVFVSDPLKEPLLVNGSFLGEIKASINKKDMDIGVTLYEVTPEGEYFNLAYFIGRASYAKDITKRNLLKPNKIETIPFLNTRLVSKQLSKGSRLLITLNVNKNAFSELNYGTGKPVADETIKDAKEPLKIKWYNDSFVKIPIWK, from the coding sequence ATGAGAACAATTTTAAACTTTATATTTCTTATTTTGATAGTATCAAATACATATTCACAGCAAACAAATAAAACAAAATCCGAAGATTTAAAAAGCGCTTATGATATTCAGGATAGCGTAATGATTAAAACTCGCGATGGCGCATTTATTTCAGCAATAGTAGTTCGGAAAAAAGGAGTTTCTACACCAAAACCTGTAATACTTCAATATACGATTTATGTTACGGAAGCCAGAGATATTAAATCTTTGAAAGCAGCTGCAGACAAGGATTATATTGGTGTAATTGCTTATGCCAGAGGGAAACGATTTAGTCAGGAAGAGATATTTCCGTATGAGAATGACACCAATGATGCGTATGACGTAATTGACTGGATTAGTAAGCAAAAATGGTGTAACGGAAGTATTGGAATGTATGGCGGCAGTTACAACGGATTGACGCAATGGGCGGCTTGCAAAAAAATGCATCCTGCGCTAAAAACTATAGTTCCGTATGTTGCTAATAGAGCCGGAATGGGTTTGCCAATGGAAAACAACGTATTTATAAATCCTAATTACGAATGGTCTTTTTATGTTGGCAATAACAAATATCTGGATACAATTGCCGGAAATGACAGACAGCGTTTTAGAAAAATGCAATTTAAATGGTGGGAAACCGGAGTTGCCTACAAAAAAATCGACAGCATTGACGGAAGTCCAAACAGGCTTTTTCAAAGATGGCTAAAACATCCATCTTTTGATGAATATTGGCAGAAAATGTCGCCTTATAAAAAGGATTTTGCGCAGATAAATATTCCTGTTTTGGTGATTGACGGTTATTATAATGATTCTCAAAATTCGAGTTTGTATTATTTAAGAGAACTTCAAAAATACAATCCCAAAGCTAATTCTTATTTAATTATTGGTCCATACAGTCATTTTGGTGCGCAAAAAGGTGGTTCTGCCATATTGAACGGTTACAAAGTTGATGCAGACGCACTTATTAATACTAATAAAATAACGTATCAATGGTTTGATTATATTTTGAAAAACGGACCAAAACCTGAAATCTTGAAAGATAGAATTAATTATCAGGTAATGGGTGCGAACAAGTGGAGAAGTGCTCCGTCTATTGATAAAATGAATAATGGTTTTCTAAAATTTTATTTAACGGATAATAAATCAGGAAAATTCTATTCTTTGAACGCTACAAAGCCGGCTAAAAATAATTATCTCTCACAAGAAGTAGATTTTGCCGACAGACAAGTACAAAATAATGATTACTATCCTGATCCTATTATTAGAAAAGAAATCGATACAACAAACGGTTATGTTTTTGTAAGTGATCCGCTAAAAGAACCGCTTTTAGTAAATGGTTCTTTTTTGGGCGAAATAAAAGCAAGTATCAACAAAAAAGATATGGATATTGGAGTTACTTTATACGAAGTGACACCAGAAGGGGAATATTTTAATTTAGCCTATTTTATTGGAAGGGCGAGTTATGCTAAAGACATTACAAAGAGAAATTTACTAAAACCAAATAAAATTGAAACGATTCCTTTTTTGAATACACGTTTGGTAAGTAAACAATTAAGTAAAGGAAGTAGATTATTAATTACGTTGAATGTAAATAAGAATGCCTTCTCAGAACTCAATTATGGAACAGGAAAACCAGTCGCCGATGAAACTATTAAAGATGCCAAAGAACCTTTAAAAATAAAATGGTACAATGACAGCTTTGTAAAAATTCCAATTTGGAAATAA